Proteins from one Deinococcus apachensis DSM 19763 genomic window:
- a CDS encoding DUF1697 domain-containing protein, translating into MRHVALLRGINVGGHRRVPMKDLKATFERLGFPEVRTYVQSGNVVFGDGSPDRDAIEQALRQDFGFPVDVMLRSAEEWATLAPRNPYPSQAAADGTKVHVAFLHHEPDPARLNALRARSFGEDTWACSGRELYLHTPNGLGQSRLDLAPLRQLATVRNWRTVRAIGDLLG; encoded by the coding sequence ATGCGACACGTCGCCCTCCTGCGGGGTATCAACGTTGGTGGACACCGCCGGGTGCCCATGAAGGACCTGAAGGCCACGTTCGAACGTCTGGGGTTCCCGGAGGTCAGAACGTACGTCCAGAGCGGCAACGTCGTCTTTGGGGACGGCTCCCCCGACCGGGACGCCATCGAGCAGGCCCTCCGGCAGGATTTCGGCTTCCCGGTGGACGTAATGCTCCGCAGCGCTGAGGAGTGGGCAACCCTCGCTCCCCGCAATCCCTACCCGTCCCAAGCGGCGGCGGACGGCACGAAGGTCCATGTCGCCTTCCTGCACCATGAACCCGACCCCGCTCGTCTGAACGCTCTCAGAGCCCGCTCCTTTGGGGAGGACACCTGGGCATGTTCGGGCCGAGAACTCTATCTGCACACCCCGAACGGGCTGGGGCAGAGCAGGCTGGACCTCGCCCCCCTGCGGCAACTGGCCACCGTTCGCAACTGGCGTACCGTGCGGGCGATTGGAGACTTGCTGGGGTGA
- a CDS encoding excalibur calcium-binding domain-containing protein, whose product MRHLVRLLALSVTLLGLSEAATAVTTTSANLRRLPSTNAGVLGVVPGGTLLLVACQDQWCRTTYGAQAGYVARSLVRPVTGSARLAGQGTVYYRSCAAMRAAGAAPIRLGRPGYRTGLDRNHNSVACDNGD is encoded by the coding sequence ATGCGTCACCTCGTCAGACTGCTGGCCCTCTCCGTCACGCTGCTGGGCCTGTCGGAGGCCGCGACGGCGGTCACGACCACCTCGGCCAACCTGCGGCGCCTGCCCAGCACGAATGCGGGCGTGCTGGGCGTCGTTCCGGGCGGCACGCTGCTGCTCGTCGCCTGCCAGGACCAGTGGTGCCGGACCACCTATGGGGCGCAGGCGGGGTACGTGGCGCGTTCGCTGGTGCGGCCCGTCACCGGCAGCGCGAGACTGGCCGGACAGGGCACGGTGTACTACCGCTCCTGCGCGGCGATGCGGGCGGCGGGCGCGGCTCCCATCCGGCTGGGGCGCCCGGGTTACCGCACCGGCCTGGACCGCAACCACAACAGCGTGGCCTGCGACAACGGCGACTGA
- the msrB gene encoding peptide-methionine (R)-S-oxide reductase MsrB: MTSNPVTSGFVKPSDEELRERLTPMQYRVTQHEGTERAFTGEYWDHDEPGIYVDVVSGEPLFSSLDKYDAGCGWPSFTRPIPNVALTENTDYKIGYARTEVRSGLADSHLGHVFPDGPQEHGGLRYCINSAALRFVPLEQMEAQGYGAYLKLFRK, encoded by the coding sequence ATGACCTCCAACCCCGTGACGTCCGGTTTCGTCAAGCCCAGCGACGAGGAACTGCGCGAGCGGCTCACGCCCATGCAGTACCGCGTCACCCAGCACGAGGGCACCGAGCGTGCCTTTACCGGCGAGTACTGGGACCATGACGAGCCCGGCATCTACGTGGACGTGGTGTCGGGCGAGCCCCTCTTCAGTTCCCTCGACAAGTACGACGCGGGCTGTGGCTGGCCCTCCTTCACCCGGCCGATTCCCAACGTGGCCCTGACCGAGAACACCGACTACAAGATCGGCTACGCCCGCACCGAGGTCCGCTCCGGCCTCGCCGACTCGCACCTCGGCCATGTGTTCCCCGACGGCCCGCAGGAGCACGGCGGTTTGCGCTACTGCATCAACTCGGCGGCGCTGCGCTTCGTGCCGCTGGAGCAGATGGAGGCGCAGGGGTATGGGGCGTATCTGAAGCTGTTTCGCAAGTAG
- a CDS encoding DsbA family oxidoreductase has protein sequence MTLFTPSSPDKLRVDIWSDIACPWCYVGKRRFEAALSEFPHRDRVEVVWHSFELDPSASSQPGQSMRAILAGKYGGGEARAQGMLDSMTQTAAGEGLEYHFGRVQPTNTFEAHQLIHLAAERGLQDAMKERLLRAFFVEGEFLGDREVLVRLASEVGLNAEEVRAALESGQYAQAVRQDEAQAHALGINGVPFFVLGGKYGVSGAQSPEVLRGALEQVWAETHPAPLTLLAADTTAESCEDGQCAVPQREAADTRG, from the coding sequence ATGACCCTCTTCACTCCCTCCTCTCCCGACAAGCTGCGCGTGGATATCTGGTCGGACATCGCCTGTCCTTGGTGCTACGTCGGCAAGCGGCGCTTCGAGGCGGCCCTCTCCGAATTCCCCCATCGGGACCGGGTGGAGGTCGTGTGGCATTCCTTCGAGCTGGACCCGTCGGCTTCCTCTCAGCCCGGCCAGTCCATGCGCGCGATCCTGGCGGGCAAGTACGGCGGCGGTGAGGCCCGGGCGCAGGGGATGCTGGACTCCATGACGCAGACCGCGGCGGGCGAGGGGCTGGAGTACCACTTCGGGCGCGTGCAGCCCACGAATACCTTTGAGGCCCACCAGCTCATCCATCTCGCGGCGGAGCGGGGCCTTCAGGACGCGATGAAGGAGCGCCTGCTGCGCGCTTTCTTCGTCGAGGGCGAGTTCCTGGGCGACCGGGAGGTTCTGGTGCGGCTGGCGTCGGAGGTCGGCCTGAACGCGGAGGAGGTGCGCGCGGCCCTGGAGAGCGGCCAGTACGCCCAGGCCGTGCGGCAGGACGAGGCGCAGGCCCACGCCCTCGGCATCAACGGTGTGCCCTTCTTCGTGCTGGGGGGCAAGTATGGGGTGAGCGGCGCCCAGTCCCCCGAGGTGCTGCGCGGCGCGCTGGAGCAGGTGTGGGCCGAGACGCACCCGGCGCCCCTGACCCTGCTCGCGGCCGACACGACCGCCGAGAGTTGTGAGGACGGTCAGTGCGCCGTGCCGCAGCGGGAAGCGGCGGACACGCGGGGCTGA